In Festucalex cinctus isolate MCC-2025b chromosome 5, RoL_Fcin_1.0, whole genome shotgun sequence, a single genomic region encodes these proteins:
- the dynll1 gene encoding dynein light chain 1, cytoplasmic yields the protein MGDRKAVIKNADMSEDMQQDAVDCATQALEKYNIEKDIAAYIKKEFDKKYNPTWHCIVGRNFGSYVTHETKHFIYFYLGQVAILLFKSG from the exons ATGGGTGACAGGAAAGCGGTCATAAAGAATGCTGACATGTCCGAAGACATGCAGCAGGACGCCGTGGATTGTGCCACACAGGCCCTGGAGAAGTACAACATCGAAAAGGACATCGCTGCCTATATCAAGAAG GAGTTTGACAAGAAGTACAACCCGACCTGGCACTGCATCGTGGGAAGAAACTTTGGCAGCTACGTGACTCACGAGACCAAACATTTCATCTACTTTTACTTGGGTCAGGTGGCCATCCTGCTCTTCAAATCTGGTTAA